In the genome of Chrysemys picta bellii isolate R12L10 unplaced genomic scaffold, ASM1138683v2 scaf4834, whole genome shotgun sequence, the window GAAGTTCCggctccctgccccatatccccCGTCACAGACTCCCAGCCCCTGTGGCTCTGTACAgcccctgggaggaaccccccagtgtgacagcccttctcgggggttcaCTCACGCTCCGGGTTAGGCCCTCTGACCTCGCCACCTCCTGGGACCGCACCTCTGCCGTGGATCCTCTCAGGCAGTCCCCTCGCTCTGGCCCCCggggcccccacccccagagggagCAACGCCCCCCGATCTCTAGCTGCAGGGACTCTGCCAGCGTCACACAGGAGATGTATTGAGCGTCTGGACCCAGCCCAGGCAGTTCTCAGGGCCCTcgggcctggccagtctcagccccgGCCAGCTGGGTCTGTCCAGTCCCCATGGGTCcagctgctccttgtcccctgcccagccccaccccgccccctccttccagcccagccccctaaatcccctcccccacccgcccctcctccgccctTTGTCTTCAGTCCCAGGTGAACAGGCCGCTGGGCCCCTCTCTGCCGTCCTTTGTTCTCCCCTGGCTGGACCCGGCTGGTCAGGTCCCCGGGCCCCCCTCTCCTCAGCCCATTGAccccccactggccagaaccggctgctcccgagctgggctgggccccctggtcaccagtcgctgggtccCCAATCTCCAGGCCGGTgtccggggtcccggctgctaggcgaggtcacacctggtcccctgcaattaaaaaccccttcccccacctcgttacacatgcagcacacagggaaactgaggcacacacagtgttCACGTAAAACactaagaaaatcccccacttcgtcacaccccaCAACCCTGCTTCTCTGCAGTGGGGTCTGATGGGCCGTGCTTCCCTGTGTGACCTGCAGGGGGagctccagctccctgccccatatccaccctgccctgctcctctgcaGTGGGGTCCGACACTGCCGCCCTGCGATTTCCCCCCTTTATCCTCCCCGCAGGGCGATGCGAAGAACGACGTGTGGATCTTCACGCTGGCCGTGCTGCTCAGCGGCACCCTGGTCTACAACAGCCTGGGCACCATCGACCAGCGCGCCCTGGAGCAGCTGCAGTATCCTGCCCCTGCTGggagggacccaggagtccgggaggTGGGGGCAGCTGGGATTCCACTCCCATAACTGGGTAGCACCTGTCGCACCCTCttgggagcaggggtgtggggtgggtGCCAGGAGCAGTGCCGTTCCTGGGGCAgcggggtgagggctgtgggtgctGGGCTCAGGGACCCCCTGTGGGGGGCGCTGCGTCTCCAGTTCCTTAGCTGGCCCCCAGCTACGTGACGGAGCTGACGGAGCACATCAAGGTGAAGGTGGCAGGTGAGGGCGGCCGGCAGAAGGGGGAGGATTCAGCTGAATTCGTGCACTTTTTCCCGGCCTTGGTGTGGGCCGTGCGGGATTTCACgctgcagctggagctggacGGGCGGGAGATCACCGAGGACGAGTACCTGGAGAACGCCCTGAAACGCAGACAAGGTGCAGGGCGGGGACTGGGCTGGATGGGtctcggggggcagggagggggcaagaTATCAGCGTAAATGGCCCCATGGGTCTCCTCTGGGGGGTGGATACCAGGCACATGGGTCTGACcctggggtctctcccaggccaGCCCGAGAAGCTGGATCTGCCCAAGAAGTACTTGCGCCAGTACTTCCCCTCCCGCAAGTGCTTCGTGTTCgaccgcccggccccgcgctgcgACCTGGCCCGGCTGGACGAGCTGCCCGAGGCAGCGCTGAGCCCCGACTTCCTGGAGCCGGCGCAGCGCTTCTGCAGCCACATCCACCAGCACGCGGGCACCAAAACCCTCCCCGGCGGCCACGTGGTGACGGGCACCTGTGAGTGGGGATCGGGGCGCGGCTCTTGGGGGAGGATCGGGGCATGGCCCTCCGGGGATGGTGTGTcccaggggcaggggatggggattGGGACGCATATCGGGGGCAGGGGATCGGGAGTGGAGCACGTTCTGAGCGGGGCTGTGGACAGGGGATGCCAGTGCAGGAGGAGGGAAGTGGGCGCATCCCAGGCTGGGGTATGTGCTGCAGGGTCAGGTCAGGACCGGGGCtgctggccagggcagggagctgctggccgTTTGGAGGAGTCCAGGGCCAGTATGGGCAAGGCCTGGGTGGAAGGAGGC includes:
- the LOC135980595 gene encoding guanylate-binding protein 2-like is translated as MGRASLCDLQGELQLPAPYPPCPAPLQWGPTLPPCDFPPLSSPQGDAKNDVWIFTLAVLLSGTLVYNSLGTIDQRALEQLHYVTELTEHIKVKVAGEGGRQKGEDSAEFVHFFPALVWAVRDFTLQLELDGREITEDEYLENALKRRQGQPEKLDLPKKYLRQYFPSRKCFVFDRPAPRCDLARLDELPEAALSPDFLEPAQRFCSHIHQHAGTKTLPGGHVVTGTCEWGSGRGSWGRIGAWPSGDGVSQGQGMGIGTHIGGRGSGVEHVLSGAVDRGCQCRRREVGASQAGVCAAGSGQDRGCWPGQGAAGRLEESRASMGKAWVEGGCP